Proteins from a genomic interval of Haemorhous mexicanus isolate bHaeMex1 chromosome Z, bHaeMex1.pri, whole genome shotgun sequence:
- the TMEM171 gene encoding transmembrane protein 171: MYPVAVPAPGGEGSNGQHGKLIFFLFVFGAVLLCAGFLLSVFILQSCPSGSFSDCNELLKAAGPVLAVTGLICVLLARSRARMYIRQRQLQNEQVYSLVFCRGNCQFAQFLIFGFLFLTSGMLISILGIWVPGCSPGWHTIQLNHTGTSDIDLQGCGFLSLQILGPLIVLTGLCFFVIAHVKKKQNLNLSQESCESEEHPQSPESFQVTVGDAVMVFPPPPPPYFADPMSPAVTHFMSSVLPTSENPPPYHFIFSDRAQLADDERTVAVRDYESIYSISGSSSPSDILPMLYLSSESPPKYEEKASITNNEYSPSSSLSFSSVSLTTSDTSS, from the exons ATGTATCCAGTGGCTGTTCCTGCACCAGGAGGTGAAGGAAGTAATGGACAACATGGgaaacttatttttttcctttttgtttttggaGCTGTGTTGCTCTGTGCTGGATTCCTTCTTTCAGTCTTTATTCTCCAGTCATGTCCATCTGGAAGCTTCAGTGACTGTAATGAGCTCCTTAAGGCTGCTGGGCCAGTGCTGGCTGTAACTGGACTGATTTGTGTTTTACTGGCGCGATCAAGGGCCAGGATGTATATAAGACAAAGACAATTGCAAAATGAGCAGGTGTACAGCCTTGTTTTTTGTCGTGGGAACTGTCAGTTTGCCCAGTTTCTCATATTTGGATTCCTGTTTTTAACTAGTGGAATGTTAATTAGCATCCTGGGCATTTGGGTTCCTGgttgcagccctggctggcataCGATACAGCTCAACCACACTGGCACTTCTGACATAGACCTCCAGGGCTGTGGATTCCTGTCACTTCAAATCTTGGGACCTTTGATTGTGCTCACTGGGTTGTGTTTCTTCGTGATAGCTCATgttaaaaagaagcaaaacttAAATCTCAGCCAAGAATCCTGTGAAAGTGAAGAACATCCTCAGAGCCCTGAATCTTTTCAGGTTACAGTAG GTGATGCTGTGATGGTATTCCCACCCCCACCACCTCCTTATTTTGCTGACCCTATGTCACCAGCTGTGACTCATTTTATGTCAAGTGTTTTGCCTACAAGTGAAAATCCACCACCATACCACTTTATCTTCAGTGATCG AGCACAGCTTGCTGATGATGAAAGAACAGTTGCTGTTAGAGACTATGAATCCATATATTCAATTTCTGGAAGCAGCTCACCTTCAGATATTTTACCAATGCTATACCTTTCTTCTGAATCACCACCAAAATATGAAGAGAAAGCATCAATAACAAATAATGAATATTCACCATCTTcttctttatctttttcatctgtttccttAACCACATCTGACACCAGCTCGTAA
- the TMEM174 gene encoding transmembrane protein 174: MLCQVLYKPLSLEGEDTLYSVMERNNNNVEDFSLNVFSVTPCQPNRSDALVSDGDKAGTTLLFSGVFLGLVGITFTVMGWIKYDGITHLEWTQLLGPILLSVGVTFILIAVCKFNMLTCKPCKEREENTSELDQAASGQSFVFTGINQPITFHGATVVQYIPPPYPSQEGAAVSPGYLHPVLSCCGAAPASTSPVLTSGSPHFCPAYALDNLAFTGDENYTAYPAENSRNQRSEDSSDEPEGLLEDYACNNLPPPRYEEIYPFSL; encoded by the exons ATGCTCTGCCAAGTCCTTTACAAACCCCTTTCTCTTGAAGGAGAAGATACATTATACTCAGTAATGGAGCGAAACAACAACAATGTAGAAGATTTTTCCTTGAATGTTTTTTCTGTCACTCCTTGCCAGCCAAACAGATCTGATGCCCTGGTGTCAGATGGGGATAAAGCTGGCACCACTCTGCTCTTTTCAGGTGTGTTTTTGGGACTGGTGGGGATCACTTTCACTGTGATGGGATGGATAAAATATGATGGCATTACTCACCTGGAGTGGACTCAGTTACTAGGGCCTATTCTGCTGTCTGTCGGGGTGACTTTTATTCTGATTGCTGTTTGTAAATTTAACATGCTTACATGCAAGCCCTgtaaagaaagagaggaaaatacgTCGGAACTTGACCAGGCTGCAAGTGGACAGTCCTTTGTCTTCACTGGCATTAACCAGCCTATAACTTTCCATGGTGCCACAGTGGTACAGTACATCCCTCCGCCGTACCCGTCCCAGGAAGGCGCTGCCGTCAGTCCCGGCTACCTTCACccagtgctcagctgctgcGGTGCTGCTCCCGCCAGCACCTCGCCAGTTCTCACCTCGGGTTCTCCTCACTTCTGCCCTGCCTACGCCCTGGACAACCTGGCTTTTACTGGAGATGAGAACTACACTGCTTATCCtgcagagaattccaggaatCAGAG GTCAGAAGACAGTTCTGATGAACCAGAAGGACTGCTGGAAGACTATGCCTGTAATAACTTGCCACCTCCACGTTACGAGGAAATATACcctttttctttataa